The DNA window cgtggcagactacgctgactgacaaaaggaacgttaaagctactaaaggctacgtcagtagacacagcgtgaacaaggctcgaggtagttgacaaaagcgtataacattaaatgcaaagctgtacggaacacgcaaagcattaaatgcattcaacggtcatcttctcaacgcctataaatatgaagttctgatgagaagcaaggttaacgatcctgaacaaagacaattcaaattaacttgctgaaacgctgttcaaatcaaaagctcagaatcttcatcttcatcaaagctcactacattgctgttgtaatatcttagtgagattaagcttaaactgtaagagaaatatcacagttgtgattatcgcttttaagaagcatttgtaaactcttgatttgattacattaagttgtaaggaactagagtgatcggttgatcagtatactctaggaagtcttggcagttggctgagcaaaaagtcttaggagtgaactaagcctagagtgatcgtgttgatcagtagactctagaaaagtcttaggagtgaactaagcagttgttcctggagtgatcaagttgtgatcagaagactctggaagacttagttgcggactaagtggaaaaccattgtaatccgtgcgattagtggattaaatcctcagttgaggtaaatcatctctgcgggggtggactggagtagcttcgttaacagtgaaccaggataaaaataattgtgcaatttatttttatcgtccaagatttaaagtcacacttattcaatccccccctttctaagtgtttttctatccttcaattggcatcagagcgccggttctaaggtgcaagcacttaaccgtgtttagaaaagattcaggaagagaaaaacgcttcatttaaaagatggttgatgaaagtgaaaagactacatctacatctggctctgctgagcaatacaacggtaacaatggttatactagaccgccggtatttgatggtgaaaactttgaatactggaaagataaactggaaagttactttctgggtctagatggtgatctatgggatcttctgatggatggttacaaacatcctgtaaatgccagaggcgtaaagctgtcaaggcaagaaatgaatgatgatcaaaagaagcttttcaggaatcatcataaatgcagaactgttttgctgaatgctatctctcatgctgagtatgagaagatatctaacagggaaacggcctatgacatatatgagtccttgaaaatgactcatgaaggaaatgctcaagtcaaggagacaaaagctcttgccttaatccagaagtatgaagccttcaagatggaggatgatgaagacattgaaaagatgttttcgagatttcaaactctgacagctggattgagagttcttgacaaaggatacaccaaggctgatcatgtgaagaagatcatcagaagcttacccagaagatggggtcctatggtgactgcattcaagattgcaaagaatctgaatgaagtttctctggaagagcttatcagcgccttgagaagtcatgaaatagagctggacgcaaatgagcctcaaaagaaaggtaagtctattgcattaaaatcaaatatcaagaaatgcactaacgcttttcaggccagagaagaagatcctgaagaatcagaatctgaagaagaagatgaactgtccctgatctccagaaggctaaatcaaatctggaagaccaagcaaaggaagttcagaggcttcagaagttcaaggaagtttgaacatggagaatcttctgatgaaagaagatttgacaagaagaaggtcatgtgctatgaatgcaatgagcctggacactacaagaatgaatgtccaaatcttcagaaggaaagtcccaagaaaaagtttcataagaagaaaggtcttatggcaacctgggatgagtcagaagatgattcagaagatgagcaggccaactgtgcgctgatggcgacagaagatgacggatcagaatctacatcagaatcagattctgaagaggtattttctgaacttactagagatgagttagtttccggattaactgaacttctggaatccaagtctcagatttgtattaaatacaaaaagctgaaaaagctatttgaatttgaaacaaagaggcttgaattggaaaattctgaattgaaagacaaacttttaaaattatccaatgatgttggatctccttctaattcagaaaaatccattcccagtctaaaccatattctgaaagaatatgatttaagtttcaggaagttcttatctagaagtattggcagaagtcagctagcttctatgatatatgctgtgtctggaaacaaaagagtaggcattggttatgagggtgaaaccccatacaaacttgaacctgttgatgaaatgaaaattacatacaagccattgtatgatcagttcaagtatggccactctcatgatattaggcacacttcacatgcacaaagttttcacataacacacaccaagaagcatgtgacacaacctaggaaatatcatgaaactcatattaaaaattatcatgctgttcctcctattgcttacaatgttaaatccaagttcaatcagaacttgagaaaatctaacaagaaaggacccaaaaagatgtgggtacctaaggataagattattcctattgcagatatccttgactgcaaaaaggacaaggcacaacatgtcatggtacctggactctggatgctcgcgacacatgacaggaagaaggtctatgttccaagacctggtgcttaagtctggaggagaagtcaagttcggaggagatcagaagggcaagataattggctctggaactataaagtctggtaactctccttccatctctaatgtacttcttgtagaaggattaacacataacctcttatctatcagtcaattaagtgacaatggttatgatataatcttcaatcaaaagtcttgcaaggctgtaaatcagaaggatggctcaatcctatttacaggcaagaggaagaacaacatttataagacagatctgcaagatcttatgagtcagaaggtgacttgtcttatgtctgtttctgaagagcagtgggtctggcacaggagattaggtcatgctagtttgagaaagatctctcagattaacaaactgaatctggtcagaggactccctaatctgaaattcaaatcagatgctctttgtgaagcatgtcagaagggcaagttctccaaacctgcattcaagtctaagaatgttgtttctacctcaaggccattagaactcttgcacattgatctgtttggcccagtcaaaacagcatctgtcagaggaaagaaatatggattagtcatcgtagatgattatagccgctggacttgggtaaaattcttaaaacacaaggatgagactcattcagtgttctttgatttctgcattcagattcaatctgaaaaagagtgtaaaatcataaaggtcagaagtgatcatggtggtgaatttgagaacagatcctttgaagaattcttcaaagagaatggtattgcccatgatttctcttgtcctagaactccacaacaaaatggggttgtagagcgaaagaataggactctgcaagaaatggccagaaccatgatcaatgaaaccaatatggctaagcatttctgggcagaagcaataaacactgcatgctatattcagaatagaatctctatcagacctattctaaataagactccctatgaattgtggaagaatagaaagcccaacatttcatatttccatccttttggatgtgtatgctttattctgaacactaaagatcatcttggtaagtttgattccaaagcacaaaaatgttttcttcttggatattctgaacgctcaaaaggctacagagtatacaatactgaaacattggttgtagaagaatcaatcaatatcaggtttgatgataagcttggttctgaaaaaccaaagcaggttgataattttgcaggttatgatattgatatatcagaagttgttgagccaagaagcaacgcatcagaagcagagcttctcagaagcaaagaatctgaagaccaagtatcagcttctctggaggatctaagcatatctgaagaaccatctgtcagaagatcatccagactcatctctggtcattcagaagatgtcattcttggaaagaaggatgatccaatcagaacaagagcattccttaagaacagtgcagactgtcaattaggtcttgtatctttgatcgagccaacttctgttgatcatgctctagaagatccagactggataattgctatgcaagaagaactaaatcagtttacaaggaatgatgtttgggatcttgttcctagaccagatggattcaacataatcggtacaaaatgggtcttcagaaacaagctcagaatgagaagatgagaaattcttacgtatgagtatcctttgatatgaaattttttttaagaagttctgatagaaatcaattagaaattgtgattcagttattactaacgtttcagtgtctaagttgattcagaatctctctaaaagcaaaacagctgtaactggctatccagatggtaaacacgtgttcactattcctggacaagcgtgcgtgcagttgaggggacgtctacttaggtaactgtgcaaatcacgtcttttgtcattattatctctcctcatgtcacgtaacattaaatgcttttcatcatttactctctttcagttttttatatattctcttcaatcgtttcttttccctctcatatttctctctctctgcattcggtttctttttcatctctctctcttttcatatcataaaccctagcagtttccattatctgaaagttcatcatgaatccatcgtcaagctctgggaatcaagacaatgataggaaacaaaagagaaaggcatctgctgaaccagaaaccaaacctaaaagagttaggatctcctatgaccctctcaaagtatATCAACCCTTTGACGGTTcccgtcaatcacctccctcctcaaagacctccaccacctcttcctcctcattcatcctctcggaaccaccttcttcaccatctgatatctcctctcctttaacccttccatcagatatttcttcatccctctcatacccttttcccaccagaacacctaatccctatagtgtcgttcttcccgactcaagattcactgtcaaccctccaacccctaccactcaaacatatctggagcttttacatgctgatgtaaatggctggttggagattctaggtgctgctcaccttaatcatctggatgagtatgcttcaaacaacctctggaataccttttGTCAGGActttctggataaggctacagacactcagagaaggattatgtctgaagctcctggtgttcgtggtctccggttggaagttggtgagagcagccatcactgtctcatcaggaacagaagcgttcttgaagagaagatacctgcagatgagttggaagaagaaaatctctgcagagatatcgtggtgtggaaaccccggtcttctgtgctctggtttcctgtgctgactggagattttcagtggctgttcaactggttcagaatgaacccttctgaaaaagcacctcacatggtctttccagtagtggtttatcgtgctgaagttgctggtcctacttctccaacaaacctagcagctattcttcaagcattggaagatggaacttctgagctgcctgaaccagaatatgctaaggctccttctgagtcagactcagatgaggaaatgggagatgcacaagctgaagatcttccagaagatcaccctgctgagattgctgtccctctgggcagaaatactggtgcttcttcttctggtgaaacctcagctctgatggagaccttggaaactcttcatcagaatcaagctatgctggcttctcgtttggacgcgcaagaagcagccaatgctgagtttcgttccttcatgacaaggcaagctacaagcactgacgggattcatgatgttctggcgcggattttgcgtaggctaggatcttagtcttttggtctttgtagtttcctttccttgttgcatctgtttttcctgCATGCCTGTCTTGTAAATCTTCttaattatcaatgaaaagtttctcttgttttacattccagtaaatgttttcttttgtcgttttatacatctgaatctttttaaatattctttttgatgttatgacaaaaagggggagaaagataaatgataaatgatttgattaaatctatcagttgctgggtaaaggctcccacacattcactaacaagaactgcaagttctatatggtttaagtgttttgcaggtacagaaaagtgaagagaatcttcgaagcaaaaccatggagactgaagcaagctgagtgctatcaagcttcagagatcagaagcaagaaagaagaatgaatcagaagcgctgataatagaatttgaatatcattgtctatcctgttatgacaaaattctatatgctctgatacatataaatgttatggctctgatacattatttgctctgatacacgtttttagcctaaatgctctgatacatttggctctaatacatatcatgtatttgaatatacattttatgttctaactcgttcatgctgacttttgtcgtttagtttttgttctgtaacatttcaggatgtagagatgctctgatgatgctctggtacattcaacaatgttctgatacaaatctagcatgaagtgatgttggtagacattcaagttctgaagctatccgagggaagcagaaatcagaagatgtgaatgtcctaaaagatccagaaaattcaagttctgaagctgtcctgaatggaagcagaaatcagaagctgtgaatgttctgaagatcaaagaaattcaagttctgaagctgtcctgaatggaagcagaagtcagaagctgtgagtgttctaaggatctaaagaaattcaagttctgaagctgtccaatggaagcagaagtcagaagctatgaattctctgaaggcagaagcttatatgatcgtctctaccgaaataatcagggaagtcttttatcaaagttcttcgagtatttatttcagggggagattatttatctcagggggagattgttaatctcagggggagacatattcatatgcttatgctatagctgtgtaatttgtcttttgccgtctactctttctgatcgcaaattcatatcatttatatatgtttttgtcatcatcaaaaagggggagattgttagaacaagatttgttcttatcaattatcttagttttgatgataacaataatatgaattttgcttaagataatatggtactctaatccaatgcaatttccctttcaggaaatatataaagagtacgcataattcagcgctcagaagttgtgtctcaaatggttcagcatgcaacatcagaacatggtctggcaagacatcagaagatggtcgaagcagaatcagaacatgggtctatggaagcatcagaagaacatgagatcagaagcactgaagatcagaagatggtatcacgctcagaagcacttcaaggtcagaagatcagaagatgctatgcaccaagctgtttgactctgatgatattcaaacgtcgtattcacaaacatcagatcagaaggaagtacacgtggcagactacgctgactgacaaaaggaacgttaaagctactaaaggctacgtcagtagacacagcgtgaacaaggctcgaggtagttgacaaaagcgtataacattaaatgcaaagctgtacggaacacgcaaagcattaaatgcattcaacggtcatcttctcaacgcctataaatatgaagttctgatgagaagcaaggttaacgatcctgaacaaagacaattcaaattaacttgctgaaacgctgttcaaatcaaaagctcagaatcttcatcttcatcaaagctcactacattgctgttgtaatatcttagtgagattaagcttaaactgtaagagaaatatcacagttgtgattatcgcttttaagaagcatttgtaaactcttgatttgattacattaagttgtaaggaactagagtgatcggttgatcagtatactctaggaagtcttggcagttggctgagcaaaaagtcttaggagtgaactaagcctagagtgatcgtgttgatcagtagactctagaaaagtcttaggagtgaactaagcagttgttcctggagtgatcaagttgtgatcagaagactctggaagacttagttgcggactaagtggaaaaccattgtaatccgtgcgattagtggattaaatcctcagttgaggtaaatcatctctgcgggggtggactggagtagcttcgttaacagtgaaccaggataaaaataattgtgcaatttatttttatcgtccaagatttaaagtcacacttattcaatccccccctttctaagtgtttttctatccttcagaaagaAGGTCTTCTTCGGCTTAAATTAAGACAAATGTGGCTATCCGAAGGTGATCGAAACTCCCGTTTTTTTCATGATTCCCTTAGGAATAGAAAAGGAAGAAGCACGCTTTTTTCTATTTCTACAAGGAGGGGTAAGTTGGAGGAAGTTACCGAGATTAAAGATTTCATCTCTGATCATTTTAAGGAGTTCTTTAAGGAAAATGAGGTGTGTAGACCGGTTCCTTTAGATATGGGATTGGGTTGCATTTCAAGTATGGAGAGTGTGGAGATGGAGGGTTCGTTTTTGGAATCAGAAGTGAAGGAGGCAATATGGTCGTGTGATGGGAATAAGAGTCCCGGTCCGGACGGGTATTCTCTTGAGTTCTTCAAGATGTTTGGGACGCTACTTAAAGAGGATATTATGCGGTTTTGCTCCAATTTCCACTCCAAAGGGAAGCTTGTGAAATCAATCACCTCGTCTTTTATAGCTTTAATTCCCAAAAAAAAGAACCCACAAGATTTATTTGAATAATGTCCTATATGTTTGGTGGGAAGTCTATACAAGATTATCGGCAAGTTGTTGGCCGCTAGAATCAAAAAGGTTATTGGTAATTTGGTCTCCTCAAACCAAACCGCGTTCTTTCCAGGAAGAAATATGATGGATGGTGTGATGATAGTGAAGGAGTTATTGGATTGgtctaaaaaatgaaaaaatgttgTTTCTTGTTAAAGGTTTACTTTGAAAAGGCGTATGACTCCGTTTCTTGGAATTACCTAAGATTTGTGATGAATAAAATGGGCTTCGGAGTTAAGTGGATGGAGGCTTGCATTTTCACTAGTCACTTGTCGATTTTGGTAAACGGTAGTGCTACTAGTGACTTCAAAGTGAAAAAGGGATTGCGCCAAGGGGATCCTTTgtctcctttcctttttgttcTAGCTATGGAAGGATTGGCCGCTCTCGTTAGAAAAGCGGTGACATTGGGGGATCTTACACCGTTTCATTTTGAAGA is part of the Vicia villosa cultivar HV-30 ecotype Madison, WI linkage group LG2, Vvil1.0, whole genome shotgun sequence genome and encodes:
- the LOC131651094 gene encoding uncharacterized protein LOC131651094 → MELVDVPTIGGKFTCFSSNGRAMSRIERFLLSDSLIEDWKVAGQVIGGREISDHAPIWIKNNKKDWGPKPFKFNNNWLNHNDFGKFVEEEWAKINVKGRGDFCLVEKLKILKGRLSWWNKVVYGWWDLNIDKASEELTFLDNEFVHFASKALEDVKEGLLRLKLRQMWLSEGDRNSRFFHDSLRNRKGRSTLFSISTRRGKLEEVTEIKDFISDHFKEFFKENEVCRPVPLDMGLGCISSMESVEMEGSFLESEVKEAIWSCDGNKSPGPDGLYKIIGKLLAARIKKVIGNLVSSNQTAFFPGRNMMDGVMIVKELLDWSKK